Proteins from one Pongo abelii isolate AG06213 chromosome 19, NHGRI_mPonAbe1-v2.0_pri, whole genome shotgun sequence genomic window:
- the NFE2L1 gene encoding endoplasmic reticulum membrane sensor NFE2L1 isoform X3, translating to MTRLDRSSHSGGGHAKGSRPLNSLLAGHRVAQPASAPGSRASVQDIDLIDILWRQDIDLGAGREVFDYSHRQKEQDVEKELRDGGEQDTWAGEGAEALARNLLVDGETGESFPAQVPSGEDQTALSLEECLRLLEATCPFGENAEFPADISSITEAVPSESEPPALQNNLLSPLLTGTESPFDLEQQWQDLMSIMEMQAMEVNTSASEILYSAPPGDPLSTNYSLAPNTPINQNVSLHQASLGGCSQDFLLFSPEVESLPVASSSTLLPLAPSNSTSLNSTFGSTNLTGLFFPPQLNGTANDTAGPELPDPLGGLLDEAMLDEISLMDLAIEEGFNPVQASQLEEEFDSDSGLSLDSSHSPSSLSSSEGSSSSSSSSSSSSSSASSSASSSFSEEGAVGYSSDSETLDLEEAEGAVGYQPEYSKFCRMSYQDPAQLSCLPYLEHVGHNHTYNMAPSALDSADLPPPSALKKGSKEKQADFLDKQMSRDEHRARAMKIPFTNDKIINLPVEEFNELLSKYQLSEAQLSLIRDIRRRGKNKMAAQNCRKRKLDTILNLERDVEDLQRDKARLLREKVEFLRSLRQMKQKVQSLYQEVFGRLRDENGRPYSPSQYALQYAGDGSVLLIPRTMADQQARRQERKPKDRRK from the exons ATGACCCGCCTGGACCGCAGCTCTCACAGTGGTGGGGGCCATGCCAAAGGCAGCCGGCCCCTTAACTCTTTGCTGGCTGGTCACCGGGTGGCCCAGCCCGCCTCTGCTCCTGGGTCCAGGGCTTCTGTTCAG GACATAGATCTGATTGACATCCTTTGGCGACAGGATATTGATCTGGGGGCTGGGCGTGAGgtttttgactatagtcatcgCCAGAAGGAGCAGGATGTGGAGAAGGAGCTGCGAGATGGAGGCGAGCAGGACACCTGGGCAGGCGAGGGCGCGGAAGCTCTGGCACGGAACCTGCTAGTGGATGGAGAGACTGGGGAGAGCTTCCCTGCACAG GTGCCTAGTGGGGAGGACCAGACGGCCCTGTCCCTGGAAGAGTGCCTTAGGCTGCTGGAAGCCACCTGCCCCTTTGGGGAGAATGCTGAG TTTCCAGCAGACATTTCCAGCATAACAGAAGCAGTGCCTAGTGAGAGTGAGCCCCCAGCTCTTCAAAACAACCTCTTGTCTCCTCTTCTGACCGGGACAGAGTCACCATTTGATTTGGAAcagcagtggcaagatctcatgTCCATCATGGAAATGCAG GCCATGGAAGTGAACACATCAGCAAGTGAAATCCTGTACAGTGCCCCTCCTGGAGACCCACTGAGCACCAACTACAGCCTTGCCCCCAACACTCCCATCAATCAGAATGTCAGCCTGCATCAGGCATCCCTGGGGGGCTGCAGCCAGGACTTCTTACTCTTCAGCCCCGAGGTGGAAAGCCTGCCTGTGGCCAGTAGCTCCACGCTGCTCCCGTTGGCCCCCAGCAATTCTACCAGCCTCAACTCCACCTTCGGCTCCACCAACCTGACAGGGCTCTTCTTTCCACCCCAGCTCAATGGCACAGCCAATGACACAGCAGGCCCAGAGCTGCCTGACCCTTTGGGGGGTCTGTTAGATGAAGCTATGTTGGATGAAATCAGCCTTATGGACCTGGCCATTGAAGAAGGCTTTAACCCTGTGCAGGCCTCCCAGCTGGAGGAGGAATTTGACTCTGACTCAGGCCTTTCCTTAGACTCGAGCCATAGCCCTTCTTCCCTAAGCAGCTCTGAAGGcagttcttcctcttcttcctcctcctcttcctcttcttcctctgcttcttcctctgcctcttcctccttttctgagGAAGGTGCGGTCGGCTACAGCTCTGACTCTGAGACCCTGGATCTGGAAGAGGCCGAGGGTGCTGTGGGCTACCAGCCAGAGTATTCCAAGTTCTGCCGCATGAGCTACCAGGATCCAGCTCAGCTCTCATGCCTGCCCTACCTGGAGCACGTGGGCCACAACCACACATACAACATGGCACCCAGTGCCCTGGACTCAGCCGACCTGCCACCACCCAGTGCCCTCAAGAAAGGCAGCAAGGAGAAGCAGGCTGACTTCCTGGACAAGCAGATGAGCCGGGATGAGCACCGAGCCCGAGCCATGAAGATCCCTTTCACCAATGACAAAATCATCAACCTGCCTGTGGAGGAGTTCAATGAGCTGCTGTCCAAATACCAGCTGAGTGAAGCCCAGCTGAGCCTCATCCGAGACATCCGGCGCCGGGGCAAGAACAAGATGGCGGCGCAGAACTGCCGCAAGCGCAAGCTGGACACCATCCTGAATCTGGAGCGTGACGTGGAGGACCTGCAGCGTGACAAAGCCCGGCTGCTGCGGGAGAAAGTGGAGTTCCTGCGCTCCCTGCGACAGATGAAGCAGAAGGTCCAGAGCCTGTACCAGGAGGTGTTTGGGCGGCTGAGAGATGAGAATGGACGACCCTACTCGCCCAGTCAGTATGCGCTCCAGTACGCCGGGGACGGCAGTGTCCTCCTCATCCCCCGCACGATGGCCGACCAGCAGGCCCGGCGGCAGGAGAGGAAGCCAAAGGACCGGAGAAAGTGa
- the NFE2L1 gene encoding endoplasmic reticulum membrane sensor NFE2L1 isoform X2 has product MLSLKKYLTEGLLQFTILLSLIGVRVDVDTYLTSQLPPLREIILGPSSAYTQTQFHNLRNTLDGYGIHPKSIDLDNYFTARRLLSQVRALDRFQVPTTEVNAWLVHRDPEGSVSGSQPNSGLALESSSGLQDVTGPDNGVRESETEQGFGEDLEDLGAVAPPVSGDLTKEDIDLIDILWRQDIDLGAGREVFDYSHRQKEQDVEKELRDGGEQDTWAGEGAEALARNLLVDGETGESFPAQFPADISSITEAVPSESEPPALQNNLLSPLLTGTESPFDLEQQWQDLMSIMEMQAMEVNTSASEILYSAPPGDPLSTNYSLAPNTPINQNVSLHQASLGGCSQDFLLFSPEVESLPVASSSTLLPLAPSNSTSLNSTFGSTNLTGLFFPPQLNGTANDTAGPELPDPLGGLLDEAMLDEISLMDLAIEEGFNPVQASQLEEEFDSDSGLSLDSSHSPSSLSSSEGSSSSSSSSSSSSSSASSSASSSFSEEGAVGYSSDSETLDLEEAEGAVGYQPEYSKFCRMSYQDPAQLSCLPYLEHVGHNHTYNMAPSALDSADLPPPSALKKGSKEKQADFLDKQMSRDEHRARAMKIPFTNDKIINLPVEEFNELLSKYQLSEAQLSLIRDIRRRGKNKMAAQNCRKRKLDTILNLERDVEDLQRDKARLLREKVEFLRSLRQMKQKVQSLYQEVFGRLRDENGRPYSPSQYALQYAGDGSVLLIPRTMADQQARRQERKPKDRRK; this is encoded by the exons ATGCTTTCTCTGAAGAAATACTTAACGGAAGGACTTCTCCAGTTCACCATTCTGCTGAGTTTGATTGGGGTACGGGTGGACGTGGATACTTACCTGACCTCACAGCTTCCCCCACTCCGGGAGATCATCCTGGGGCCCAGTTCTGCCTATACTCAGACCCAGTTCCACAACCTGAGGAATACCTTGGATGGCTATGGTATCCACCCCAAGAGCATAGACCTGGACAATTACTTCACTGCCCGGCGGCTCCTCAGTCAGGTGAGGGCCCTGGACAGGTTCCAGGTGCCAACCACTGAGGTAAATGCCTGGCTGGTTCACCGAGACCCAGAGGGGTCTGTCTCTGGCAGTCAGCCCAACTCAGGCCTTGCCCTCGAGAGTTCCAGTGGCCTCCAAGATGTGACAGGCCCAGACAACGGGGTGCGAGAAAGCGAAACGGAGCAGGGATTCGGTGAAGATTTGGAGGATTTGGGGGCTGTAGCCCCTCCAGTCAGTGGAGACTTAACCAAAGAG GACATAGATCTGATTGACATCCTTTGGCGACAGGATATTGATCTGGGGGCTGGGCGTGAGgtttttgactatagtcatcgCCAGAAGGAGCAGGATGTGGAGAAGGAGCTGCGAGATGGAGGCGAGCAGGACACCTGGGCAGGCGAGGGCGCGGAAGCTCTGGCACGGAACCTGCTAGTGGATGGAGAGACTGGGGAGAGCTTCCCTGCACAG TTTCCAGCAGACATTTCCAGCATAACAGAAGCAGTGCCTAGTGAGAGTGAGCCCCCAGCTCTTCAAAACAACCTCTTGTCTCCTCTTCTGACCGGGACAGAGTCACCATTTGATTTGGAAcagcagtggcaagatctcatgTCCATCATGGAAATGCAG GCCATGGAAGTGAACACATCAGCAAGTGAAATCCTGTACAGTGCCCCTCCTGGAGACCCACTGAGCACCAACTACAGCCTTGCCCCCAACACTCCCATCAATCAGAATGTCAGCCTGCATCAGGCATCCCTGGGGGGCTGCAGCCAGGACTTCTTACTCTTCAGCCCCGAGGTGGAAAGCCTGCCTGTGGCCAGTAGCTCCACGCTGCTCCCGTTGGCCCCCAGCAATTCTACCAGCCTCAACTCCACCTTCGGCTCCACCAACCTGACAGGGCTCTTCTTTCCACCCCAGCTCAATGGCACAGCCAATGACACAGCAGGCCCAGAGCTGCCTGACCCTTTGGGGGGTCTGTTAGATGAAGCTATGTTGGATGAAATCAGCCTTATGGACCTGGCCATTGAAGAAGGCTTTAACCCTGTGCAGGCCTCCCAGCTGGAGGAGGAATTTGACTCTGACTCAGGCCTTTCCTTAGACTCGAGCCATAGCCCTTCTTCCCTAAGCAGCTCTGAAGGcagttcttcctcttcttcctcctcctcttcctcttcttcctctgcttcttcctctgcctcttcctccttttctgagGAAGGTGCGGTCGGCTACAGCTCTGACTCTGAGACCCTGGATCTGGAAGAGGCCGAGGGTGCTGTGGGCTACCAGCCAGAGTATTCCAAGTTCTGCCGCATGAGCTACCAGGATCCAGCTCAGCTCTCATGCCTGCCCTACCTGGAGCACGTGGGCCACAACCACACATACAACATGGCACCCAGTGCCCTGGACTCAGCCGACCTGCCACCACCCAGTGCCCTCAAGAAAGGCAGCAAGGAGAAGCAGGCTGACTTCCTGGACAAGCAGATGAGCCGGGATGAGCACCGAGCCCGAGCCATGAAGATCCCTTTCACCAATGACAAAATCATCAACCTGCCTGTGGAGGAGTTCAATGAGCTGCTGTCCAAATACCAGCTGAGTGAAGCCCAGCTGAGCCTCATCCGAGACATCCGGCGCCGGGGCAAGAACAAGATGGCGGCGCAGAACTGCCGCAAGCGCAAGCTGGACACCATCCTGAATCTGGAGCGTGACGTGGAGGACCTGCAGCGTGACAAAGCCCGGCTGCTGCGGGAGAAAGTGGAGTTCCTGCGCTCCCTGCGACAGATGAAGCAGAAGGTCCAGAGCCTGTACCAGGAGGTGTTTGGGCGGCTGAGAGATGAGAATGGACGACCCTACTCGCCCAGTCAGTATGCGCTCCAGTACGCCGGGGACGGCAGTGTCCTCCTCATCCCCCGCACGATGGCCGACCAGCAGGCCCGGCGGCAGGAGAGGAAGCCAAAGGACCGGAGAAAGTGa
- the NFE2L1 gene encoding endoplasmic reticulum membrane sensor NFE2L1 isoform X1, with product MLSLKKYLTEGLLQFTILLSLIGVRVDVDTYLTSQLPPLREIILGPSSAYTQTQFHNLRNTLDGYGIHPKSIDLDNYFTARRLLSQVRALDRFQVPTTEVNAWLVHRDPEGSVSGSQPNSGLALESSSGLQDVTGPDNGVRESETEQGFGEDLEDLGAVAPPVSGDLTKEDIDLIDILWRQDIDLGAGREVFDYSHRQKEQDVEKELRDGGEQDTWAGEGAEALARNLLVDGETGESFPAQVPSGEDQTALSLEECLRLLEATCPFGENAEFPADISSITEAVPSESEPPALQNNLLSPLLTGTESPFDLEQQWQDLMSIMEMQAMEVNTSASEILYSAPPGDPLSTNYSLAPNTPINQNVSLHQASLGGCSQDFLLFSPEVESLPVASSSTLLPLAPSNSTSLNSTFGSTNLTGLFFPPQLNGTANDTAGPELPDPLGGLLDEAMLDEISLMDLAIEEGFNPVQASQLEEEFDSDSGLSLDSSHSPSSLSSSEGSSSSSSSSSSSSSSASSSASSSFSEEGAVGYSSDSETLDLEEAEGAVGYQPEYSKFCRMSYQDPAQLSCLPYLEHVGHNHTYNMAPSALDSADLPPPSALKKGSKEKQADFLDKQMSRDEHRARAMKIPFTNDKIINLPVEEFNELLSKYQLSEAQLSLIRDIRRRGKNKMAAQNCRKRKLDTILNLERDVEDLQRDKARLLREKVEFLRSLRQMKQKVQSLYQEVFGRLRDENGRPYSPSQYALQYAGDGSVLLIPRTMADQQARRQERKPKDRRK from the exons ATGCTTTCTCTGAAGAAATACTTAACGGAAGGACTTCTCCAGTTCACCATTCTGCTGAGTTTGATTGGGGTACGGGTGGACGTGGATACTTACCTGACCTCACAGCTTCCCCCACTCCGGGAGATCATCCTGGGGCCCAGTTCTGCCTATACTCAGACCCAGTTCCACAACCTGAGGAATACCTTGGATGGCTATGGTATCCACCCCAAGAGCATAGACCTGGACAATTACTTCACTGCCCGGCGGCTCCTCAGTCAGGTGAGGGCCCTGGACAGGTTCCAGGTGCCAACCACTGAGGTAAATGCCTGGCTGGTTCACCGAGACCCAGAGGGGTCTGTCTCTGGCAGTCAGCCCAACTCAGGCCTTGCCCTCGAGAGTTCCAGTGGCCTCCAAGATGTGACAGGCCCAGACAACGGGGTGCGAGAAAGCGAAACGGAGCAGGGATTCGGTGAAGATTTGGAGGATTTGGGGGCTGTAGCCCCTCCAGTCAGTGGAGACTTAACCAAAGAG GACATAGATCTGATTGACATCCTTTGGCGACAGGATATTGATCTGGGGGCTGGGCGTGAGgtttttgactatagtcatcgCCAGAAGGAGCAGGATGTGGAGAAGGAGCTGCGAGATGGAGGCGAGCAGGACACCTGGGCAGGCGAGGGCGCGGAAGCTCTGGCACGGAACCTGCTAGTGGATGGAGAGACTGGGGAGAGCTTCCCTGCACAG GTGCCTAGTGGGGAGGACCAGACGGCCCTGTCCCTGGAAGAGTGCCTTAGGCTGCTGGAAGCCACCTGCCCCTTTGGGGAGAATGCTGAG TTTCCAGCAGACATTTCCAGCATAACAGAAGCAGTGCCTAGTGAGAGTGAGCCCCCAGCTCTTCAAAACAACCTCTTGTCTCCTCTTCTGACCGGGACAGAGTCACCATTTGATTTGGAAcagcagtggcaagatctcatgTCCATCATGGAAATGCAG GCCATGGAAGTGAACACATCAGCAAGTGAAATCCTGTACAGTGCCCCTCCTGGAGACCCACTGAGCACCAACTACAGCCTTGCCCCCAACACTCCCATCAATCAGAATGTCAGCCTGCATCAGGCATCCCTGGGGGGCTGCAGCCAGGACTTCTTACTCTTCAGCCCCGAGGTGGAAAGCCTGCCTGTGGCCAGTAGCTCCACGCTGCTCCCGTTGGCCCCCAGCAATTCTACCAGCCTCAACTCCACCTTCGGCTCCACCAACCTGACAGGGCTCTTCTTTCCACCCCAGCTCAATGGCACAGCCAATGACACAGCAGGCCCAGAGCTGCCTGACCCTTTGGGGGGTCTGTTAGATGAAGCTATGTTGGATGAAATCAGCCTTATGGACCTGGCCATTGAAGAAGGCTTTAACCCTGTGCAGGCCTCCCAGCTGGAGGAGGAATTTGACTCTGACTCAGGCCTTTCCTTAGACTCGAGCCATAGCCCTTCTTCCCTAAGCAGCTCTGAAGGcagttcttcctcttcttcctcctcctcttcctcttcttcctctgcttcttcctctgcctcttcctccttttctgagGAAGGTGCGGTCGGCTACAGCTCTGACTCTGAGACCCTGGATCTGGAAGAGGCCGAGGGTGCTGTGGGCTACCAGCCAGAGTATTCCAAGTTCTGCCGCATGAGCTACCAGGATCCAGCTCAGCTCTCATGCCTGCCCTACCTGGAGCACGTGGGCCACAACCACACATACAACATGGCACCCAGTGCCCTGGACTCAGCCGACCTGCCACCACCCAGTGCCCTCAAGAAAGGCAGCAAGGAGAAGCAGGCTGACTTCCTGGACAAGCAGATGAGCCGGGATGAGCACCGAGCCCGAGCCATGAAGATCCCTTTCACCAATGACAAAATCATCAACCTGCCTGTGGAGGAGTTCAATGAGCTGCTGTCCAAATACCAGCTGAGTGAAGCCCAGCTGAGCCTCATCCGAGACATCCGGCGCCGGGGCAAGAACAAGATGGCGGCGCAGAACTGCCGCAAGCGCAAGCTGGACACCATCCTGAATCTGGAGCGTGACGTGGAGGACCTGCAGCGTGACAAAGCCCGGCTGCTGCGGGAGAAAGTGGAGTTCCTGCGCTCCCTGCGACAGATGAAGCAGAAGGTCCAGAGCCTGTACCAGGAGGTGTTTGGGCGGCTGAGAGATGAGAATGGACGACCCTACTCGCCCAGTCAGTATGCGCTCCAGTACGCCGGGGACGGCAGTGTCCTCCTCATCCCCCGCACGATGGCCGACCAGCAGGCCCGGCGGCAGGAGAGGAAGCCAAAGGACCGGAGAAAGTGa
- the NFE2L1 gene encoding endoplasmic reticulum membrane sensor NFE2L1 (The RefSeq protein has 3 substitutions compared to this genomic sequence), whose amino-acid sequence MLSLKKYLTEGLLQFTILLSLIGVRVDVDTYLTSQLPPLREIILGPSSAYTQTQFHNLRNTLDGYGIHPKSIDLDNYFTARRLLSQVRALDRFQVPTTEVNAWLVHRDPEGSVSGSQPNSGLALESSSGLQDVTGPDNGVRESETEQGFGEDLEDLGAVAPPVSGDLTKEDIDLIDILWRQDIDLGAGREVFDYSHRQKEQDVEKELRDGGEQDTWAGEGAEALARNLLVDGETGESFPAQVPSGEDQTALSLEECLRLLEATCPFGENAEFPADISSITEAVPSESEPPALQNNLLSPLLAGTESPFDLEQQWQDLMSIMEMQAMEVNTSASEILYSAPPGDPLSTNYSLAPNTPINQNVSPHQASLGGCSQDFLLFSPEVESLPVASSSTLLPLAPSNSTSLNSTFGSTNLTGLFFPPQLNGTANDTAGPELPDPLGGLLDEAMLDEISLMDLAIEEGFNPVQASQLEEEFDSDSGLSLDSSHSPSSLSSSEGSSSSSSSSSSSSSSASSSASSSFSEEGAVGYSSDSETLDLEEAEGAVGYQPEYSKFCRMSYQDPAQLSCLPYLEHVGHNHTYNMAPSALDSADLPPPSALKKGSKEKLADFLDKQMSRDEHRARAMKIPFTNDKIINLPVEEFNELLSKYQLSEAQLSLIRDIRRRGKNKMAAQNCRKRKLDTILNLERDVEDLQRDKARLLREKVEFLRSLRQMKQKVQSLYQEVFGRLRDENGRPYSPSQYALQYAGDGSVLLIPRTMADQQARRQERKPKDRRK is encoded by the exons ATGCTTTCTCTGAAGAAATACTTAACGGAAGGACTTCTCCAGTTCACCATTCTGCTGAGTTTGATTGGGGTACGGGTGGACGTGGATACTTACCTGACCTCACAGCTTCCCCCACTCCGGGAGATCATCCTGGGGCCCAGTTCTGCCTATACTCAGACCCAGTTCCACAACCTGAGGAATACCTTGGATGGCTATGGTATCCACCCCAAGAGCATAGACCTGGACAATTACTTCACTGCCCGGCGGCTCCTCAGTCAGGTGAGGGCCCTGGACAGGTTCCAGGTGCCAACCACTGAGGTAAATGCCTGGCTGGTTCACCGAGACCCAGAGGGGTCTGTCTCTGGCAGTCAGCCCAACTCAGGCCTTGCCCTCGAGAGTTCCAGTGGCCTCCAAGATGTGACAGGCCCAGACAACGGGGTGCGAGAAAGCGAAACGGAGCAGGGATTCGGTGAAGATTTGGAGGATTTGGGGGCTGTAGCCCCTCCAGTCAGTGGAGACTTAACCAAAGAG GACATAGATCTGATTGACATCCTTTGGCGACAGGATATTGATCTGGGGGCTGGGCGTGAGgtttttgactatagtcatcgCCAGAAGGAGCAGGATGTGGAGAAGGAGCTGCGAGATGGAGGCGAGCAGGACACCTGGGCAGGCGAGGGCGCGGAAGCTCTGGCACGGAACCTGCTAGTGGATGGAGAGACTGGGGAGAGCTTCCCTGCACAG GTGCCTAGTGGGGAGGACCAGACGGCCCTGTCCCTGGAAGAGTGCCTTAGGCTGCTGGAAGCCACCTGCCCCTTTGGGGAGAATGCTGAG TTTCCAGCAGACATTTCCAGCATAACAGAAGCAGTGCCTAGTGAGAGTGAGCCCCCAGCTCTTCAAAACAACCTCTTGTCTCCTCTTCTGACCGGGACAGAGTCACCATTTGATTTGGAAcagcagtggcaagatctcatgTCCATCATGGAAATGCAG GCCATGGAAGTGAACACATCAGCAAGTGAAATCCTGTACAGTGCCCCTCCTGGAGACCCACTGAGCACCAACTACAGCCTTGCCCCCAACACTCCCATCAATCAGAATGTCAGCCTGCATCAGGCATCCCTGGGGGGCTGCAGCCAGGACTTCTTACTCTTCAGCCCCGAGGTGGAAAGCCTGCCTGTGGCCAGTAGCTCCACGCTGCTCCCGTTGGCCCCCAGCAATTCTACCAGCCTCAACTCCACCTTCGGCTCCACCAACCTGACAGGGCTCTTCTTTCCACCCCAGCTCAATGGCACAGCCAATGACACAGCAGGCCCAGAGCTGCCTGACCCTTTGGGGGGTCTGTTAGATGAAGCTATGTTGGATGAAATCAGCCTTATGGACCTGGCCATTGAAGAAGGCTTTAACCCTGTGCAGGCCTCCCAGCTGGAGGAGGAATTTGACTCTGACTCAGGCCTTTCCTTAGACTCGAGCCATAGCCCTTCTTCCCTAAGCAGCTCTGAAGGcagttcttcctcttcttcctcctcctcttcctcttcttcctctgcttcttcctctgcctcttcctccttttctgagGAAGGTGCGGTCGGCTACAGCTCTGACTCTGAGACCCTGGATCTGGAAGAGGCCGAGGGTGCTGTGGGCTACCAGCCAGAGTATTCCAAGTTCTGCCGCATGAGCTACCAGGATCCAGCTCAGCTCTCATGCCTGCCCTACCTGGAGCACGTGGGCCACAACCACACATACAACATGGCACCCAGTGCCCTGGACTCAGCCGACCTGCCACCACCCAGTGCCCTCAAGAAAGGCAGCAAGGAGAAGCAGGCTGACTTCCTGGACAAGCAGATGAGCCGGGATGAGCACCGAGCCCGAGCCATGAAGATCCCTTTCACCAATGACAAAATCATCAACCTGCCTGTGGAGGAGTTCAATGAGCTGCTGTCCAAATACCAGCTGAGTGAAGCCCAGCTGAGCCTCATCCGAGACATCCGGCGCCGGGGCAAGAACAAGATGGCGGCGCAGAACTGCCGCAAGCGCAAGCTGGACACCATCCTGAATCTGGAGCGTGACGTGGAGGACCTGCAGCGTGACAAAGCCCGGCTGCTGCGGGAGAAAGTGGAGTTCCTGCGCTCCCTGCGACAGATGAAGCAGAAGGTCCAGAGCCTGTACCAGGAGGTGTTTGGGCGGCTGAGAGATGAGAATGGACGACCCTACTCGCCCAGTCAGTATGCGCTCCAGTACGCCGGGGACGGCAGTGTCCTCCTCATCCCCCGCACGATGGCCGACCAGCAGGCCCGGCGGCAGGAGAGGAAGCCAAAGGACCGGAGAAAGTGa
- the NFE2L1 gene encoding endoplasmic reticulum membrane sensor NFE2L1 isoform X5, translating to MGWESHLTAASADIDLIDILWRQDIDLGAGREVFDYSHRQKEQDVEKELRDGGEQDTWAGEGAEALARNLLVDGETGESFPAQVPSGEDQTALSLEECLRLLEATCPFGENAEFPADISSITEAVPSESEPPALQNNLLSPLLTGTESPFDLEQQWQDLMSIMEMQAMEVNTSASEILYSAPPGDPLSTNYSLAPNTPINQNVSLHQASLGGCSQDFLLFSPEVESLPVASSSTLLPLAPSNSTSLNSTFGSTNLTGLFFPPQLNGTANDTAGPELPDPLGGLLDEAMLDEISLMDLAIEEGFNPVQASQLEEEFDSDSGLSLDSSHSPSSLSSSEGSSSSSSSSSSSSSSASSSASSSFSEEGAVGYSSDSETLDLEEAEGAVGYQPEYSKFCRMSYQDPAQLSCLPYLEHVGHNHTYNMAPSALDSADLPPPSALKKGSKEKQADFLDKQMSRDEHRARAMKIPFTNDKIINLPVEEFNELLSKYQLSEAQLSLIRDIRRRGKNKMAAQNCRKRKLDTILNLERDVEDLQRDKARLLREKVEFLRSLRQMKQKVQSLYQEVFGRLRDENGRPYSPSQYALQYAGDGSVLLIPRTMADQQARRQERKPKDRRK from the exons ATGGGGTGGGAGTcccatctcactgcagcctctgcg GACATAGATCTGATTGACATCCTTTGGCGACAGGATATTGATCTGGGGGCTGGGCGTGAGgtttttgactatagtcatcgCCAGAAGGAGCAGGATGTGGAGAAGGAGCTGCGAGATGGAGGCGAGCAGGACACCTGGGCAGGCGAGGGCGCGGAAGCTCTGGCACGGAACCTGCTAGTGGATGGAGAGACTGGGGAGAGCTTCCCTGCACAG GTGCCTAGTGGGGAGGACCAGACGGCCCTGTCCCTGGAAGAGTGCCTTAGGCTGCTGGAAGCCACCTGCCCCTTTGGGGAGAATGCTGAG TTTCCAGCAGACATTTCCAGCATAACAGAAGCAGTGCCTAGTGAGAGTGAGCCCCCAGCTCTTCAAAACAACCTCTTGTCTCCTCTTCTGACCGGGACAGAGTCACCATTTGATTTGGAAcagcagtggcaagatctcatgTCCATCATGGAAATGCAG GCCATGGAAGTGAACACATCAGCAAGTGAAATCCTGTACAGTGCCCCTCCTGGAGACCCACTGAGCACCAACTACAGCCTTGCCCCCAACACTCCCATCAATCAGAATGTCAGCCTGCATCAGGCATCCCTGGGGGGCTGCAGCCAGGACTTCTTACTCTTCAGCCCCGAGGTGGAAAGCCTGCCTGTGGCCAGTAGCTCCACGCTGCTCCCGTTGGCCCCCAGCAATTCTACCAGCCTCAACTCCACCTTCGGCTCCACCAACCTGACAGGGCTCTTCTTTCCACCCCAGCTCAATGGCACAGCCAATGACACAGCAGGCCCAGAGCTGCCTGACCCTTTGGGGGGTCTGTTAGATGAAGCTATGTTGGATGAAATCAGCCTTATGGACCTGGCCATTGAAGAAGGCTTTAACCCTGTGCAGGCCTCCCAGCTGGAGGAGGAATTTGACTCTGACTCAGGCCTTTCCTTAGACTCGAGCCATAGCCCTTCTTCCCTAAGCAGCTCTGAAGGcagttcttcctcttcttcctcctcctcttcctcttcttcctctgcttcttcctctgcctcttcctccttttctgagGAAGGTGCGGTCGGCTACAGCTCTGACTCTGAGACCCTGGATCTGGAAGAGGCCGAGGGTGCTGTGGGCTACCAGCCAGAGTATTCCAAGTTCTGCCGCATGAGCTACCAGGATCCAGCTCAGCTCTCATGCCTGCCCTACCTGGAGCACGTGGGCCACAACCACACATACAACATGGCACCCAGTGCCCTGGACTCAGCCGACCTGCCACCACCCAGTGCCCTCAAGAAAGGCAGCAAGGAGAAGCAGGCTGACTTCCTGGACAAGCAGATGAGCCGGGATGAGCACCGAGCCCGAGCCATGAAGATCCCTTTCACCAATGACAAAATCATCAACCTGCCTGTGGAGGAGTTCAATGAGCTGCTGTCCAAATACCAGCTGAGTGAAGCCCAGCTGAGCCTCATCCGAGACATCCGGCGCCGGGGCAAGAACAAGATGGCGGCGCAGAACTGCCGCAAGCGCAAGCTGGACACCATCCTGAATCTGGAGCGTGACGTGGAGGACCTGCAGCGTGACAAAGCCCGGCTGCTGCGGGAGAAAGTGGAGTTCCTGCGCTCCCTGCGACAGATGAAGCAGAAGGTCCAGAGCCTGTACCAGGAGGTGTTTGGGCGGCTGAGAGATGAGAATGGACGACCCTACTCGCCCAGTCAGTATGCGCTCCAGTACGCCGGGGACGGCAGTGTCCTCCTCATCCCCCGCACGATGGCCGACCAGCAGGCCCGGCGGCAGGAGAGGAAGCCAAAGGACCGGAGAAAGTGa